Proteins encoded within one genomic window of bacterium:
- a CDS encoding MATE family efflux transporter → MAHQRKRKIEKGLVDGELSHSIWKLAGPMMIAGALHDLFSMVDLFFVGKLGHIEVAALAIAGTTMSVLMMLVQGIAVGTMVLIAHFTGEKNYEMSDNVLGQTFIWSLIGASIMLPVSFFLVEPILKLFGATGNILVYAADYLRINFNYSLVIFLFVGISNALQGSGDARTPLYALVIGNVLNIILDPLYIMGYGPFPALGVAGSAVATVLTRGVGIIYLFIHLLFGHSTIHFKIKYLKPIPFLMKRIVSIGFFASLQALIREISFLFLMRLVTSFGAVTLAAYGIGSRLRSFIMVPGFGFASAAAVLVGQNLGAKKPKRAEKAAWRALRYYEFLLTPIVIIFLFFAPTLVGFFNNNKEVITIGSSFLRYLAITFPFLAFSLVFSQAMNGAGDTRTPTIINAIGQLIFRIPFAYFCALVLGLGYKGIWLGINASDIVQGIGMTMVFRSGHWKKAFARHKNKLLKDDRQMATSLLDTETSSLN, encoded by the coding sequence ATGGCACATCAACGAAAAAGAAAAATTGAAAAGGGTTTAGTAGATGGTGAACTTTCCCATTCAATATGGAAATTAGCAGGTCCCATGATGATAGCAGGAGCATTGCATGACCTTTTTTCTATGGTTGACCTGTTTTTTGTTGGAAAGTTAGGACATATTGAGGTGGCTGCACTTGCAATTGCAGGGACAACTATGTCTGTTCTGATGATGCTGGTTCAAGGCATTGCAGTTGGAACAATGGTACTTATAGCTCATTTTACAGGAGAAAAAAACTATGAGATGAGTGATAATGTGTTAGGACAGACATTTATCTGGAGTCTTATTGGTGCATCTATAATGTTGCCTGTTTCTTTTTTTCTTGTAGAGCCAATCCTAAAACTTTTTGGTGCAACAGGAAATATTCTGGTTTATGCTGCTGACTACTTACGAATAAATTTTAATTATTCTCTTGTTATTTTTCTTTTTGTTGGAATAAGTAATGCTTTACAGGGTTCAGGAGATGCGAGAACACCTTTATACGCACTTGTAATAGGTAATGTTCTTAATATAATTTTAGACCCTTTATATATTATGGGTTATGGTCCCTTTCCTGCATTGGGAGTTGCTGGTTCTGCTGTTGCAACAGTTTTAACAAGAGGAGTTGGTATTATATATCTTTTTATCCATCTTCTTTTTGGGCATTCTACAATTCATTTTAAAATAAAATATCTTAAACCAATTCCGTTTCTTATGAAAAGAATTGTAAGTATCGGATTTTTTGCTTCACTTCAGGCGTTAATCCGTGAAATTTCTTTTCTCTTTTTAATGCGTCTTGTCACATCCTTTGGTGCTGTTACTCTTGCTGCTTATGGAATTGGTTCTCGACTGAGGTCTTTCATAATGGTACCTGGTTTTGGATTTGCAAGTGCTGCTGCTGTTCTTGTGGGACAAAATTTAGGAGCAAAAAAACCGAAGAGAGCAGAAAAAGCGGCATGGCGTGCGCTTAGATACTATGAATTTCTACTTACACCAATAGTTATAATTTTCTTGTTTTTTGCTCCCACATTGGTAGGATTTTTTAATAATAACAAAGAAGTAATTACTATTGGCAGTTCTTTTTTAAGGTATTTAGCAATTACTTTCCCTTTTCTTGCTTTTTCACTTGTTTTTTCACAGGCAATGAATGGTGCTGGTGATACAAGAACACCAACTATTATAAATGCAATTGGTCAACTTATTTTTAGAATACCTTTTGCATATTTTTGTGCATTGGTTCTCGGATTGGGTTATAAAGGAATATGGTTAGGTATAAATGCTTCTGATATTGTGCAAGGTATTGGAATGACGATGGTTTTTCGCTCTGGACACTGGAAAAAAGCATTTGCGAGACACAAAAACAAATTACTGAAAGATGATAGACAAATGGCAACTTCCCTATTAGATACTGAAACCTCTTCTCTTAACTAA
- a CDS encoding zinc ribbon domain-containing protein, which produces MPTYEYECEKCGYRFEKFQKMTEPPVEVCPECKEKKVKRLIGLGGGVIYKGAGFYTTEYRSEEYKRKANEEKQVVTSSSSSSCAGCSSSNCSTCKK; this is translated from the coding sequence ATGCCTACTTATGAATATGAATGCGAAAAGTGTGGATATAGATTTGAAAAATTCCAAAAAATGACAGAACCACCTGTAGAAGTATGCCCTGAATGTAAGGAAAAAAAAGTTAAACGGCTGATAGGACTTGGTGGTGGAGTTATATATAAAGGTGCTGGTTTTTATACAACAGAATATAGAAGTGAAGAATATAAAAGAAAGGCAAATGAAGAAAAACAGGTAGTAACTTCTTCAAGTTCTTCATCATGTGCAGGTTGTTCTTCTTCAAATTGTTCAACCTGTAAAAAATAA